In Fibrobacter sp. UWEL, one genomic interval encodes:
- the rplS gene encoding 50S ribosomal protein L19 encodes MSLNIEALQNENVKTDLPEFRAGDTVTVNVKVIEGTKERIQPFKGVIIQVKNSGISKTITVRKMSSNVAVERIFPVNSPRIASILLDRPGKVRQARIYYMRDLRGKAARIDERQ; translated from the coding sequence ATGTCCCTGAATATCGAAGCACTCCAGAATGAAAACGTGAAGACCGACCTTCCCGAATTCCGCGCTGGCGACACCGTCACCGTGAACGTTAAGGTTATTGAAGGCACCAAGGAACGTATCCAGCCGTTCAAGGGCGTCATCATCCAGGTCAAGAACTCTGGCATTTCCAAGACTATCACCGTTCGTAAGATGTCCAGCAACGTCGCTGTTGAACGTATCTTCCCGGTAAACAGCCCCCGTATCGCCTCCATCCTCCTGGATCGCCCGGGTAAGGTCCGTCAGGCTCGCATCTACTACATGCGCGACCTCCGCGGTAAGGCTGCTCGTATCGACGAACGTCAGTAA
- the trmD gene encoding tRNA (guanosine(37)-N1)-methyltransferase TrmD, translating into MKIDCITIFPEMFTPMKTSIMGRAQNKGLMEFNTVYLRDFAINDYGQVDDVPYGGEPGMVIRPEPLAAAIRSTGVKEDGGKVIYLTADGVPFTHKMAAELSKESHLVLICGHYKGIDDRIRQSEVDLEISIGDFVVSGGELPAMLVTDAVVRLIDGALGNRESGDTDSFAQGVLGWPVYTRPEVFEGKKVPDVLLSGHHKNIAAWRRQESLKRTEERRPDIFKNLERDTKFGIK; encoded by the coding sequence ATGAAAATTGACTGCATTACCATTTTTCCGGAAATGTTCACCCCCATGAAGACATCTATCATGGGTAGGGCCCAGAATAAGGGACTTATGGAATTCAACACTGTCTACCTGCGAGACTTCGCCATTAACGATTATGGTCAGGTAGACGACGTCCCCTACGGCGGCGAGCCGGGCATGGTCATCCGACCGGAACCCCTGGCAGCAGCTATTCGTAGCACTGGCGTCAAGGAAGATGGCGGCAAGGTCATTTATTTGACCGCTGACGGCGTGCCCTTCACCCACAAGATGGCAGCAGAACTTTCCAAGGAAAGTCACCTGGTCCTCATCTGCGGGCACTACAAGGGCATCGACGACCGCATCCGCCAGTCCGAAGTGGATCTTGAAATCTCCATAGGTGACTTCGTTGTCAGTGGTGGTGAATTGCCCGCCATGCTGGTAACAGACGCAGTAGTCCGCCTTATCGACGGCGCACTTGGCAACCGCGAATCCGGTGATACCGATTCCTTTGCCCAGGGCGTACTTGGCTGGCCGGTCTACACTCGTCCAGAAGTTTTTGAAGGAAAAAAGGTTCCAGATGTGCTTCTCTCGGGCCATCACAAGAACATTGCAGCCTGGAGGCGCCAGGAATCGTTAAAAAGAACGGAAGAAAGGCGCCCAGACATCTTTAAAAATCTCGAAAGAGATACTAAATTTGGCATCAAATAA
- the rimM gene encoding ribosome maturation factor RimM (Essential for efficient processing of 16S rRNA), translated as MSESEAQEEYITVCQLMRTHGVKGYIKAMPLTHDLTRHEKLTDVMLKKTNSELVKLTVEDSRLANDLWLLKFKGYDTPESITHFVNGDLMIPESERIPAPEGEYYIDDLAGFRVKLEDGREVGEVIEVQELPTVYAFQIKFDLEYQKEFSAKPILAPWVDDCILEIDEEGESITCGADYLKSMCPGEK; from the coding sequence ATGTCTGAATCCGAAGCACAAGAAGAGTATATCACCGTCTGTCAGCTCATGCGCACTCATGGCGTCAAGGGCTACATCAAGGCGATGCCTCTGACTCACGACTTAACTCGTCACGAGAAGCTTACGGATGTGATGCTAAAAAAGACCAATAGCGAACTGGTTAAACTGACGGTGGAAGATTCCAGGCTGGCAAATGACCTGTGGTTGCTTAAATTCAAGGGGTACGACACCCCCGAATCCATTACCCACTTTGTCAATGGCGACTTGATGATTCCTGAATCCGAGCGCATTCCCGCCCCCGAGGGCGAGTACTACATTGACGACCTGGCTGGATTCCGTGTCAAACTGGAAGATGGCAGAGAAGTTGGCGAGGTCATTGAGGTTCAAGAGCTCCCCACCGTCTATGCCTTCCAGATCAAGTTTGATCTGGAGTACCAGAAAGAATTTTCCGCTAAGCCTATTCTGGCACCTTGGGTCGACGACTGCATTTTGGAAATCGACGAAGAAGGCGAGAGCATTACCTGCGGCGCAGACTACCTCAAGAGTATGTGCCCGGGGGAAAAGTAG
- the rpsP gene encoding 30S ribosomal protein S16 — protein sequence MATAIRLSRFGKRHNPIYRVVVIDSRKARDDSFIEQVGFYNPNTKTPEIKFDQEKALKWLVTGAQPSDTVRSLLKQAGIMELFHELRAGRSIDGKVAAPKAAKEKKAKLGPKALAKIEAEKAAKAAAEAEAAAAAEAPAEAPAEA from the coding sequence ATGGCAACCGCTATCCGTCTTTCTCGCTTTGGTAAGCGTCACAACCCGATCTACCGCGTAGTCGTTATCGACAGCCGTAAGGCACGCGACGATAGCTTTATCGAACAGGTCGGTTTCTACAACCCCAACACCAAGACCCCCGAAATCAAGTTCGATCAGGAAAAGGCTCTCAAGTGGCTCGTTACCGGCGCACAGCCGTCCGACACCGTTCGTAGCCTCCTGAAGCAGGCTGGCATCATGGAACTCTTCCACGAACTCCGCGCTGGTCGCTCCATCGATGGTAAGGTTGCTGCTCCCAAGGCTGCTAAGGAAAAGAAGGCAAAGCTCGGTCCTAAGGCTCTCGCCAAGATCGAAGCTGAAAAGGCTGCTAAGGCTGCTGCAGAAGCAGAAGCTGCTGCCGCTGCTGAAGCTCCCGCAGAAGCACCTGCAGAAGCTTAA